Genomic window (Streptosporangium brasiliense):
GCACCCGGGCCCCGGCCTGGCGTAATGCCCTGTCAGAGCCTGTCGAGGATTTTCTGCAGCTGCCCGATCTCGGCCTCCTGCGCGGTCACGATCTCCCCGGCGAGCGCCTTGGCCTCGGGGGCGGCCCCCTGGGCCTGCTCGGTCCGGGCCATCTCGACCGCCCCCTTGTGGTGGGCGATCATCAGTTCGGCGAACATCCGGTCGAACTCCGCCCCCTTCGCCTTCTGGAGCTTGGCCATGTCCTCCGCGGTCATCATGCCGGGCATGTCGTGCCCGCCGTGGCCGCCCTCCGGGGTGGCGGGCTTACCCCAGGCCGACAGCCAGCCGGTCATGGTGGCGATCTCCGGGTCCTGGGCGGCCTTGATCTCCGCGGCGAGTGTCTTGACCTCGGGATCGGTGGCCCGCTTCTCGGCGAGCTCGGCCATCTCCACCGCCTGCTCGTGATGCGGGATCATCATCTGCGCGAAGGTGACGTCGGCCTCGTTGAAGGAGGTCGACGGACGCGGGCTCGCGGTGGCGGCGGCC
Coding sequences:
- a CDS encoding DUF305 domain-containing protein — protein: MTFTDRPADRPAGRRLALAAAGTGLLVLLTACGGGTSSTAAGTGAPSGAPAAATASPRPSTSFNEADVTFAQMMIPHHEQAVEMAELAEKRATDPEVKTLAAEIKAAQDPEIATMTGWLSAWGKPATPEGGHGGHDMPGMMTAEDMAKLQKAKGAEFDRMFAELMIAHHKGAVEMARTEQAQGAAPEAKALAGEIVTAQEAEIGQLQKILDRL